The genomic DNA ATCGATGCGACaaagacggagacggagcgGATCGCTGGCTGGGAGCTCCTTTCGGAATGCGTCAAGCACAAGTCGTCGACAGATCTCGAGCGCCAAGAGTACTTCCTGACCAtaacggcgccggcgaatCCCCAAGACTTCCATCTCCaacttgccgccgtcgtggatCTCACCAATCACGGGCGTGATCTATCCGGGTTCGACTATCAAGTGATCGGTGTTCTGCAAAGGTGGCTCCGCGAGGCATACCAGGCTGTCAAGGCAGCACGAAGGCTAGCTAGCCGTGATGCTAAGAAGAATGCtggcaaggccaaggtctCAGCTGcgggagaggagaagaaccTACACCAGCTCTTCACCTTTATCGGAGACGTCATCAAGTTCAGTTCAAATGTAGCAGATGAAACTGCCATGTCTGGTCTGATGGACACCCTAGTCACAATCTGTCTGAGTACAACCATCGAAGACGACCTGCGGGCTTCGATCAATGTCATCGACGCAATCGTAACTTTCGGCGCCTTGCCAGCCGCCAGCTTCAAGGGGTGCGTCTTGGTTCTGGGCTCCATATTCTGTCTTGTGCCAAGCTTGTCCAAGACGGCATGGCACACCATCTCCATTCTGCTGAAGTCGCACAACGGTCCTGCGGCAGTTAGGGTCTTGGTAGATCTGTTGCGGCACCTCCCAGCAGATGGCAGCAGCAAAGGAAAAGATACCAGGGATATTCGAGGTGTGCTGGCTGTTCTGGAGAAGCTTTTGACGAAGAGCACAGAGAAGGGCTATCCGCCTGTCCCATTcgcgctgctcctcgacggcttGGTCGCCACAGTTCACAGCACAGACTCTGGCCGGGTCCACTGCGCTGTGCTCAAACTGATCAACTCTCTCTTCCGGGACGGTGACGGCAAAATTCACAATTTgatcgtcgaggaggactGGTCAACCCTACTGTTCATCGCTGCGGAATGCTCCAAaaaggcgccgccgggcaTAGTCATCGGAAGCGAGATGATTGCTTTGGCAAACGAGCCTGATCGACCGGACGGAGCCATTGGGGTTGAGTTGCTGAAGCTTATCATGCGCTTGGAGGAGCTGGCCAGCCACAGGTCGGGTGACTTTGTCCCTCGGCAGATCATCATCAAGTTCTTCACCGACATCCACGCTCGACTTCCGGACTCGGCAGCACGTGTGGTACTCACCTACTTTCAAGAATTCCGATGCTGCTCGCCTTCGGATCTGCAGTGGGAGGAAAACCTGTCCTTGGTGCTGAAGGAGTTTTACGCCAATCGAAGTCGAAGTTCCGAAACCCGTCTCCTGTCTCTTCAGGCAGTAACAGAATCTTACGACATGATGGACCTTATTGGAGAGGGGCTTGGTGACGATGACTGTGTGCCCAACCTGATCAAGGACCTACTCAACAACATTGCCGATGAGACTAATCTCCTCGTGCTCGAATCGGTTGTCGCATTTATGGTCTCCGTCGCTGTTTCCTCAGACTCGGAGCTGTTCAATTACATCACCGACACACTGAGGACCATTGTCGTCAACGATCGTCTCTTGTCTCCCGTTGCATCGTCTGCGTCTCGGCCCACAACTCCTGTCGGGGGCGAAGCTGGCCCTCAAAGGAGTTACACGGCCTCTGGGGTCGTAACAAGGGGCTATGTCAAGTTATTTATGCGATGCATGAACCTTGACGGAGCCAAGTCTATCAAGCTTTACGACACGCtcgtcaacatcgccaaGACAAACCACTGCAAGACGGATGCCCGGCTCACTGCGATGAAACTACTCTTCCGCCTCCGAGCTGATTGGGCAAACCGAGTTTTCTTGATTAATGACACGGAATCCGAGGGTCTTGCGGCGACGCTCCTCCACACAGCCTCTTCCCGGGCACGCAAGCAAGCTGAAGACGCATCGCAACCGGCGAGGGCTACCAGAGCGGAACAAGGTGCCGTCTCACGGACCACGAGAGGGATATCTTTCAGCAGCTCCGGAACACAGGACAGGGCTTTTCCAGTCCGTTCCGCCAGCGGGGCAAAATCTTCTTATCCGTACAAACAACTCTGGGCCCTGCCAGACCCGGAAGCCCTGCCCGAGTCTCCAACAGCCATCGCAAGTCCCATCCTGGCGTCGCACGTCGAAGGCCCGGTCTCGGATACCAAGGAGGGAAGCGAGCTGTTTCCTAGGGAAGCGATACAAGTCGTTTTGAACATGGACGCTTGGCTTGACACCATTGTTCACATCATCGAGCAGGGTTGTGAATGGGAGATCTATAGTATGGTCTTGGTTCATCTACCCTCGCAGCTTACAAATCACGCAATATTCCGGGGTGCAGTGCCACAAATCCAAGAGCTCCGGCGAGTGACGTGCGAACAGATACGGACAAACAACTTCCAGGAACCACCTTCCTCTACAGGTTTGCGCCGTGCCGATGTTGCCATCTGCCTCTTCCACAGCTTGACCATGATCCTGAGCTATCACGAATTCTTCCTCAAGGATCAAGAAGACGAGATTGTACAAGCTTTCGTCAAGGGCATTTCGACGTGGGAACGATGCGCCAAGTATTGCATCCACGCCCTGTCGATCTGCTGCCACGAGCTGCCTCTGTCCACAAGC from Colletotrichum higginsianum IMI 349063 chromosome 3, whole genome shotgun sequence includes the following:
- a CDS encoding GTPase activating protein, translating into MSVPPESYQQVHHHPDKPMSPSPGDAPSSPDLTRPSGLASVFKGLAGAKLTKSPPPSLKSASSILSPLADHVNATRTNLAGLSPNHMESFELLKNGNGNVAERIAAANSLRYAVAEYPMNPVLEIWYAAKCMIDATKTETERIAGWELLSECVKHKSSTDLERQEYFLTITAPANPQDFHLQLAAVVDLTNHGRDLSGFDYQVIGVLQRWLREAYQAVKAARRLASRDAKKNAGKAKVSAAGEEKNLHQLFTFIGDVIKFSSNVADETAMSGLMDTLVTICLSTTIEDDLRASINVIDAIVTFGALPAASFKGCVLVLGSIFCLVPSLSKTAWHTISILLKSHNGPAAVRVLVDLLRHLPADGSSKGKDTRDIRGVLAVLEKLLTKSTEKGYPPVPFALLLDGLVATVHSTDSGRVHCAVLKLINSLFRDGDGKIHNLIVEEDWSTLLFIAAECSKKAPPGIVIGSEMIALANEPDRPDGAIGVELLKLIMRLEELASHRSGDFVPRQIIIKFFTDIHARLPDSAARVVLTYFQEFRCCSPSDLQWEENLSLVLKEFYANRSRSSETRLLSLQAVTESYDMMDLIGEGLGDDDCVPNLIKDLLNNIADETNLLVLESVVAFMVSVAVSSDSELFNYITDTLRTIVVNDRLLSPVASSASRPTTPVGGEAGPQRSYTASGVVTRGYVKLFMRCMNLDGAKSIKLYDTLVNIAKTNHCKTDARLTAMKLLFRLRADWANRVFLINDTESEGLAATLLHTASSRARKQAEDASQPARATRAEQGAVSRTTRGISFSSSGTQDRAFPVRSASGAKSSYPYKQLWALPDPEALPESPTAIASPILASHVEGPVSDTKEGSELFPREAIQVVLNMDAWLDTIVHIIEQGCEWEIYSMVLVHLPSQLTNHAIFRGAVPQIQELRRVTCEQIRTNNFQEPPSSTGLRRADVAICLFHSLTMILSYHEFFLKDQEDEIVQAFVKGISTWERCAKYCIHALSICCHELPLSTSKTLVQMLQKMAQIITQPHVAMHILEFLACLSRMQNLYVNFREDEYRIVFGICVRYLQYVRDKKQTQRGSLHSEASTPTGSTPDLLHPNAADDLPQYVYALAYHVITFWFLALKLPDRANHVGWIAKNLLSDVDGGQSPEEQALVTLDFMQRVAYADADESSQDLLFTRERFGEILKRRWLMGNSIVTIEQAATTGWSQITKRQPSGTSSYIVHENFQPRPAHQAQYISDVSRDGQLTNNNILPSHLMVQLMTSTPQIQDTARPVPLPDDDATQRAIRVFDRNSTVDGHKVGVVYIGEGQTHETEILSNVSGSSDYVAFLNGLGTLTRLKGSKFNTQGLDREYDTDGEYTFCWRDKVTEMVFHVITQMPTNLERDPQCILKKRHIGNDFVNIIFNDSGMPFRFDTFPSEFNYVNIVITPEARASFLTIREHPPSEGKHPPFYKVQVMSKPGFPEISPASETKMVSLRALPGFIRLLALNASVFCLVWANREGGEHVSSWRNRLREIKRLREKYGPKNASSVHQPSHLHLPHMNNASTPSPPPTSLGGAVVGNSLSVAQSADASKSSANVRDSFSSLRRSSVATFFTSTSEQTSHRSSMLSTTTNDTEVSPGNSIDSLVESVDFSKWA